Proteins from a genomic interval of Oncorhynchus nerka isolate Pitt River linkage group LG13, Oner_Uvic_2.0, whole genome shotgun sequence:
- the mier3b gene encoding mesoderm induction early response protein 3 isoform X2 → MAEASFGSSSPVGSLSSEDHDFDPSAEMLVHEYDDERTLEEEESFEGEKNFNSEIADLEKEGNMPLEELLAIYRYEASVSTAAGSSMDSSSGELTDELPDMTLDKEEIAKDLLSGDYEEETQSSADDLTPSVTSHEATDFFPRTLRSNTIYDGDKESECEEDGPSPEDSRKEIMVGSQHQAEVPTHLCHYGVDEKVYEDDDQLLWTPDVLSESKVRDFLCEELSWATDERTRSDMAGAHVKDNEQALYELVKCNYNTHKALERYCSNVKSSKEESPPWSEDECRNFEHALQIYDKNFHLIQKHKVKTRTVAECVAFYYMWKKSERFDFFVQQNRFGKKKYSSYPGVTDLMDRLVDEAEGLAVDSSSSVCSGGGGGGVRMEPTTEQQLSLLNSITASDLTALSNSVATVCSPAEVSCLDSYSFPPLESLHRGSLAHDEPLGFPSNGGDPNCLNMLDAGFYHSDLGQLGGVCGAKECERPSKRLKLALPDSFINDASVGNLGVDFEGRRKMTHHRITGTKMAVSVTDFGSLAGSPTDLWEQTHGITHSTARRSSQCDLPPPRPQSSTFKTTLPCVHKTHSLEN, encoded by the exons ATGGCGGAG GCTTCCTTCGGGAGTTCGAGCCCAG TTGGCTCTTTGTCGTCGGAAGATCATGACTTCGATCCGTCAGCCGAGATGCTAGTTCATGAATATGACGATGAGAGGACTTTGGAGGAGGAAGAGTCATTTGAGGGCGAGAAAAACTTCAACTCAGAGATAGCCGATCTAGAGAAG GAGGGGAACATGCCCTTGGAGGAACTGCTGGCCATCTACCGCTACGAGGCGTCTGTCAGTACGGCTGCAGGATCCAGCATGGACAGCTCTTCTGGGGAGCTGACGGATGAACTGCCAGACATGACTTTGGACAAG GAGGAGATTGCTAAAGACCTGCTATCAGGAGACTATGAGGAGGAGACCCAGTCCTCCGCTGATGACCTTACTCCTTCAGTCACTTCCCACGAGGCCACTGACTTCTTCCCCAGAACACTCAGAT CTAACACTATCTACGACGGTGATAAGGAGTCGGAGTGTGAGGAGGATGGGCCAAGCCCTGAGGACTCCAGAAAG GAAATAATGGTGGGATCGCAGCACCAAGCAGAGGTCCCCACTCACCTCTGTCACTATGGTGTTGATGAGAAGG TATACGAAGATGATGACCAGTTGCTATGGACCCCGGACGTGTTGTCAGAGAGTAAGGTCAGGGACTTCCTGTGTGAGGAGTTGTCATGGGCAACTGACGAGAGGACAAGAAGTGACATGGCAGGAGCTCATGTGAAAGACAATGAGCAG GCTCTGTATGAGCTTGTGAAATGCAACTACAATACCCACAAAGCATTGGAGCGATATTGCAGTAATGTGAAATCCTCAAAGG AGGAATCCCCACCGTGGTCTGAAGATGAATGCAGAAACTTTGAACATGCACTACAGATATACGATAAGAATTTTCACCTCATACAGAAACACAAG GTGAAGACACGAACGGTAGCTGAATGTGTGGCCTTTTACTACATGTGGAAGAAGTCGGAGCGCTTTGATTTCTTCGTCCAGCAGAACCGCTTTGGCAAAAAGAAGTATAGCAGCTATCCTGGCGTAAC GGACCTGATGGACCGGCTGGTGGACGAGGCGGAGGGCCTGGCAGTAGACAGCTCCTCCTCTGTTTGctcaggtggaggaggaggaggggtgaggatggAGCCCACCACAGAGCAGCAGCTCAGCCTGCTCAACTCCATCACTGCCAGCGACCTCACAG CCCTGAGTAACAGCGTGGCCACAGTGTGCAGCCCAGCGGAGGTGAGCTGCCTGGACTCGTACAGTTTCCCCCCTCTGGAGAGCCTCCACCGGGGGTCCCTGGCCCACGACGAGCCCCTGGGCTTTCCATCCAACGGAGGGGACCCCAACTGTCTCAACATGCTGGATGCTGGCTTCTACCACTCGGACCTGGGCCAGCTGGGTGGGGTGTGCGGGGCCAAGGAATGTGAGCGGCCCTCTAAGAGGCTCAAGTTGGCACTGCCCGACTCCTTCATCAACGATGCTTCTGTGGGAAACCTCGGAGTGGACTTTGAGGGGCGGCGGAAAATGACACACCACCGTATCACTGGCACCAAGATGGCAGTGTCCGTCACAGACTTTGGGAGTTTGGCGGGGAGCCCAACAGACTTATGGGAGCAAACACACGGCATCACGCACAGCACAGCACGGCGCTCCAGTCAGTGTGACCTCCCGCCGCCCCGCCCCCAGAGTTCC
- the mier3b gene encoding mesoderm induction early response protein 3 isoform X1: protein MAEASFGSSSPVGSLSSEDHDFDPSAEMLVHEYDDERTLEEEESFEGEKNFNSEIADLEKTHCNWTQTFYETPFSTNRGRRWYRQYQEGNMPLEELLAIYRYEASVSTAAGSSMDSSSGELTDELPDMTLDKEEIAKDLLSGDYEEETQSSADDLTPSVTSHEATDFFPRTLRSNTIYDGDKESECEEDGPSPEDSRKEIMVGSQHQAEVPTHLCHYGVDEKVYEDDDQLLWTPDVLSESKVRDFLCEELSWATDERTRSDMAGAHVKDNEQALYELVKCNYNTHKALERYCSNVKSSKEESPPWSEDECRNFEHALQIYDKNFHLIQKHKVKTRTVAECVAFYYMWKKSERFDFFVQQNRFGKKKYSSYPGVTDLMDRLVDEAEGLAVDSSSSVCSGGGGGGVRMEPTTEQQLSLLNSITASDLTALSNSVATVCSPAEVSCLDSYSFPPLESLHRGSLAHDEPLGFPSNGGDPNCLNMLDAGFYHSDLGQLGGVCGAKECERPSKRLKLALPDSFINDASVGNLGVDFEGRRKMTHHRITGTKMAVSVTDFGSLAGSPTDLWEQTHGITHSTARRSSQCDLPPPRPQSSTFKTTLPCVHKTHSLEN from the exons ATGGCGGAG GCTTCCTTCGGGAGTTCGAGCCCAG TTGGCTCTTTGTCGTCGGAAGATCATGACTTCGATCCGTCAGCCGAGATGCTAGTTCATGAATATGACGATGAGAGGACTTTGGAGGAGGAAGAGTCATTTGAGGGCGAGAAAAACTTCAACTCAGAGATAGCCGATCTAGAGAAG ACCCACTGCAACTGGACACAGACATTTTATGAAACTCCTTTTTCCACGAATCGAGGGCGAAGATGGTATCGCCAATACCAG GAGGGGAACATGCCCTTGGAGGAACTGCTGGCCATCTACCGCTACGAGGCGTCTGTCAGTACGGCTGCAGGATCCAGCATGGACAGCTCTTCTGGGGAGCTGACGGATGAACTGCCAGACATGACTTTGGACAAG GAGGAGATTGCTAAAGACCTGCTATCAGGAGACTATGAGGAGGAGACCCAGTCCTCCGCTGATGACCTTACTCCTTCAGTCACTTCCCACGAGGCCACTGACTTCTTCCCCAGAACACTCAGAT CTAACACTATCTACGACGGTGATAAGGAGTCGGAGTGTGAGGAGGATGGGCCAAGCCCTGAGGACTCCAGAAAG GAAATAATGGTGGGATCGCAGCACCAAGCAGAGGTCCCCACTCACCTCTGTCACTATGGTGTTGATGAGAAGG TATACGAAGATGATGACCAGTTGCTATGGACCCCGGACGTGTTGTCAGAGAGTAAGGTCAGGGACTTCCTGTGTGAGGAGTTGTCATGGGCAACTGACGAGAGGACAAGAAGTGACATGGCAGGAGCTCATGTGAAAGACAATGAGCAG GCTCTGTATGAGCTTGTGAAATGCAACTACAATACCCACAAAGCATTGGAGCGATATTGCAGTAATGTGAAATCCTCAAAGG AGGAATCCCCACCGTGGTCTGAAGATGAATGCAGAAACTTTGAACATGCACTACAGATATACGATAAGAATTTTCACCTCATACAGAAACACAAG GTGAAGACACGAACGGTAGCTGAATGTGTGGCCTTTTACTACATGTGGAAGAAGTCGGAGCGCTTTGATTTCTTCGTCCAGCAGAACCGCTTTGGCAAAAAGAAGTATAGCAGCTATCCTGGCGTAAC GGACCTGATGGACCGGCTGGTGGACGAGGCGGAGGGCCTGGCAGTAGACAGCTCCTCCTCTGTTTGctcaggtggaggaggaggaggggtgaggatggAGCCCACCACAGAGCAGCAGCTCAGCCTGCTCAACTCCATCACTGCCAGCGACCTCACAG CCCTGAGTAACAGCGTGGCCACAGTGTGCAGCCCAGCGGAGGTGAGCTGCCTGGACTCGTACAGTTTCCCCCCTCTGGAGAGCCTCCACCGGGGGTCCCTGGCCCACGACGAGCCCCTGGGCTTTCCATCCAACGGAGGGGACCCCAACTGTCTCAACATGCTGGATGCTGGCTTCTACCACTCGGACCTGGGCCAGCTGGGTGGGGTGTGCGGGGCCAAGGAATGTGAGCGGCCCTCTAAGAGGCTCAAGTTGGCACTGCCCGACTCCTTCATCAACGATGCTTCTGTGGGAAACCTCGGAGTGGACTTTGAGGGGCGGCGGAAAATGACACACCACCGTATCACTGGCACCAAGATGGCAGTGTCCGTCACAGACTTTGGGAGTTTGGCGGGGAGCCCAACAGACTTATGGGAGCAAACACACGGCATCACGCACAGCACAGCACGGCGCTCCAGTCAGTGTGACCTCCCGCCGCCCCGCCCCCAGAGTTCC